Proteins encoded together in one Labrus mixtus chromosome 18, fLabMix1.1, whole genome shotgun sequence window:
- the LOC132993631 gene encoding protein ELYS-like: MLDSESQWSEAFSSNNIRAIIRWLRKLTAEGEADTEETLQAFSCWVQRTSEFVKKEFLTLCFSRCHGLWMFLDRSSFSRVHVLLQKLRNLLTLAHWARRQLGSAHLWHGVGVPCVVCRDTFSSSDVKQGCWNREHRALKQHIWLGRLVQWWGIMGLLPKYPEAHEVKRITQMWRDMDQSHRKACLETPGFKAGQTERLVSLIQGMVTQLDRQHGCMWITEDCTEQYYPPPNLQALLKLVMVPHIDNLSVQALLMYFVLDIAKFLQCKDDLLQSFCKAFTIPSSSSQQIRAFWMLDHGHIKAAMELLLSPKAAVPGFLWQHRCIIRSLLTRKQPQLALRYLHWAKPPVQSVEDAKLCARVLLQNSCVSDAWTLLKRGHTESDNMVLYFLQACNGLGLCAEALKYIPAGYDGEGDRVEETETTGSQMPLKGKQERLPCPLSAKLYQAQSVNTVSSEELIQLLREAAMEVRRPHPGMSEWLWPEHTEEKSNNREIFLSTQAVHRLTASPSPVAVLEETEQAAHPDEPEEKLPLHNQQPDESHVHISSSLDLDSESLSSFTSASSLPLLSWGAPYVFKSTLTMQRISSLLADGENQSGDEEDVERDSRTPSSAEALPSCSEMMVTLDGATHPVLLSSLDKDGLLLSAEDVPDLLASAVALKDQSDCISSDRSLNKDVNERENDHDHDCAMFETTQDLLTDLHQSLLPEDPHVRGSRASAVTSLQDISLQVSWTPGPTCDIQTTSAPSDTTNESSPGAYCDDRCVDHSDMGNLLKQEQEKGGAAIKSDNKTPPLTLCQPFSQSLLNFMDFTAKQRGENKEGTQADKEEPAGWSTSGRGSQGAIRSGRTRLRNGKRVKRA, translated from the exons ATGCTGGATTCAGAGAGCCAGTGGTCAGAGGCGTTTTCCAGCAACAACATCAGAGCCATCATCCGCTGGCTCAGGAAACTTACCGCTGAAG GAGAAGCTGACACAGAGGAAACCCTGCAGGCTTTCAGCTGCTGGGTGCAGAGGACGTCTGAGTTTGTCAAAAAGGAGTTCTTAACCCTTT GCTTCAGCCGTTGTCATGGCCTGTGGATGTTTCTGGACCGCAGCTCTTTCTCCAGAGTTCACGTGCTGCTGCAAAAACTGAGGAACCTGCTCACGCTCGCCCATTGGGCAAGACGGCAGCTCGGCTCTGCACACCTCTGGCACG gtgtTGGGGTCCCATGTGTGGTCTGCAGGGACACATTCAGCTCCTCAGATGTTAAACAGGGCTGCTGGAACAGAGAGCACAGGGCTCTAAAGCAACACATCTGGCTGGGACGGCTGGTTCAGTGGTGGGGCATCATGGGGCTTCTGCCAAAGTACCCCG AGGCTCATGAGGTGAAACGAATCACCCAGATGTGGAGGGACATGGATCAAAGCCATCGGAAAGCCTGTCTAGAGACACCTGG CTTCAAGGCGGGACAAACGGAAAGACTTGTGTCCTTGATTCAGGGGATGGTGACTCAGCTGGACAGACAACATGGCTGCATGTGGATAACTGAAGATTGCACGGAGCAGTACTATCCTCCTCCGAACCTGCAGGCCCTGCTTAAGCTTGTGATGGTGCCTCATATTGACAACCTGTCCGTCCAAGCTCTT CTCATGTACTTTGTCCTGGACATTGCCAAATTCCTGCAGTGCAAAGACGACCTCCTCCAGTCGTTCTGCAAGGCTTTCACTATTCCCTCCAGTTCTTCCCAACAGATCCGAGCTTTCTGGATGCTAGATCACGGCCACATCAAG GCCGCCATGGAGCTGTTACTGAGTCCCAAAGCTGCTGTCCCTGGGTTCCTGTGGCAGCACCGATGCATCATCCGCTCTCTGCTAACCAGGAAGCAGCCTCAGTTAGCATTAAGGTACCTTCACTGGGCCAAACCACCAGTACAGAGTGTGGAGGATGCTAAGCTCTGTGCAAGGGTGCTACTTCAAAACAG CTGTGTGTCTGACGCCTGGACTCTGCTGAAGAGAGGCCACACAGAGAGCGACAACATGGTGCTGTACTTTCTCCAGGCTTGTAATGGACTTGGTTTGTGTGCAGAGGCTTTGAAGTACATTCCTGCAGGATACGAT GGTGAAGGAGACAGAGTTGAAGAGACTGAGACTACAGGGTCACAGATGCCACTCAAAGGGAAAC AAGAAAGGCTTCCCTGCCCGTTGTCTGCCAAACTGTATCAGGCTCAGAGTGTCAACACAGTGTCCTCAGAGGAACTGATCCAACTTCTCAGAGAGGCTGCGATGGAAGTGAGAAGGCCACATCCAGGGATGAG tgagTGGCTGTggcctgaacacacagaagaaaaatcaaacaacagaGAGATATTCCTCTCAACCCAGGCTGTCCATCGTCTCACCGCTAGCCCATCCCCCGTGGCTGTACTAGAAGAAACAGAGCAAGCGGCACATCCAGATGAGCCAGAAGAGAAACTGCCTCTTCATAAT cagcagcctgatgagtcacatgttcacatttcctcctctctggatcTGGACTCAGAGTCTCTCTCATCCTTCACCTCggcctcctccctgcctctgcTGAGTTGGGGTGCTCCTTATGTGTTTAAAAGCACCTTGACCATGCAGAggatctcctctctcctcgctgATGGAGAGAACCAAAGCGGGGACGAGGAAGATGTTGAGAGAGACAGCAGAACCCCTTCATCTGCTGAGGCCTTGCCAAGCTGCTCAGAGATGATGGTGACACTAGATGGCGCCACACACCCTGTTTTACTCAGCAGCTTGGACAAAGACGGTCTTTTACTTTCTGCTGAAG ATGTCCCTGATCTGTTGGCCTCTGCTGTTGCACTTAAGGACCAATCAGACTGCATCTCTTCTGACCGCTCACTGAATAAGGATGTCAATGAG agagagAATGACCATGACCACGACTGTGCCATGTTTGAAACCACTCAGGACCTGCTGACTGACCTTCATCAGAGTCTGCTGCCAGAGGATCCCCATGTGAGGGGCTCAAGGGCCTCAGCAGTGACGAGTCTGCAGGATATCTCCCTTCAGGTCTCCTGGACCCCCGGCCCAACCTGTGACATACAAACCACCTCTGCTCCATCTGACACCACTAATGAAAGCTCTCCAGGAGCTTACTGTGATGACCGCTGTGTGGATCACAGTGATATGGGGAACTTGTTgaaacaggagcaggaaaaagGTGGAGCAGCAATTAAGTCAG ATAATAAGACTCCTCCTCTTACACTGTGCCAACCATTCTCCCAAAGTCTGCTTAACTTTATGGACTTCACTGCAAagcaaagaggagaaaacaaagaaggCACACAG
- the LOC132992751 gene encoding photoreceptor outer segment membrane glycoprotein 2-like — MAVWRVKFTKTKRDKLAQVLWILNWFSVLTGAILFSLGIFLKVELNKQEEMMADRDIHYVPNMLIAVGLIACAINFLGGKICYDCVDTNKFLRWKLIMLPYIIFTFFFTFCVLVGALMCYTMRGELEESLNLGLTQAMKFYKDTDTPGRCFLKRTVDILQIEFQCCGNNGYKDWFQIQWISNRYLDMTHKDVADRLRSNVEGKYLMDGVPFSCCNIDSPRPCIQQQITNNSAHFNYEHQTEELNLRMKGCRQALLDYFTHIMQSIGLTVLIIWLFELSVLTGVRFLQTSLENVLKQGDPDSESDGWLLENSFMETARTNLNIIKSLGKSNQIDEGNNGDPNINVPSTSIANYGPDNVPPKEAPEAS; from the exons ATGGCGGTTTGGAGAGTGAAGTTCACAAAAACTAAGAGGGACAAGCTAGCGCAGGTTCTTTGGATCCTGAACTGGTTCTCTGTATTAACGGGGGCAATCCTCTTCAGCTTGGGGATCTTCCTAAAGGTGGAGCTCAACAAGCAAGAAGAGATGATGGCTGATAGGGACATTCATTACGTGCCCAACATGCTGATTGCTGTGGGCCTCATCGCCTGTGCCATAAACTTTCTGGGAGGGAAGATCTGCTACGACTGCGTGGACACCAACAAGTTCCTGCGCTGGAAGCTGATTATGTTGCCCTACATCATCTTCaccttcttcttcactttctgCGTGCTGGTGGGGGCTCTGATGTGTTACACCATGCGTGGGGAGCTGGAGGAATCATTGAACCTGGGGCTGACACAGGCCATGAAGTTCTATAAGGACACAGACACCCCGGGACGATGCTTCCTGAAGCGTACAGTGGATATACTGCAGATAGAGTTCCAGTGCTGTGGGAACAATGGATATAAAGACTGGTTTCAAATCCAGTGGATCAGCAACCGATACCTGGATATGACCCACAAAGACGTGGCGGA CCGGTTAAGAAGTAATGTGGAGGGAAAGTACCTGATGGATGGAGTCCCCTTCAGCTGCTGTAACATTGACTCCCCCCGGCCCTGCATCCAGCAGCAGATCACCAACAACTCGGCTCATTTTAACTACGAGCACCAGACGGAGGAGCTCAACCTGAGGATGAAGGGCTGCCGACAGGCGCTGCTGGACTACTTCACCCACATCATGCAGTCCATTGGCCTCACCGTCCTCATCATCTGGCTGTTTGAG CTGTCAGTGTTGACGGGGGTTCGTTTCCTCCAAACCTCTCTGGAAAATGTGCTGAAACAGGGGGACCCCGATTCTGAATCTGACGGCTGGCTGCTAGAAAACAGCTTTATGGAGACGGCCCGCACCAACCTGAACATCATCAAGAGCCTCGGCAAGAGCAACCAGATAGACGAAGGAAACAATGGAGACCCCAACATCAACGTCCCCTCAACCTCTATAGCAAACTACGGGCCAGATAATGTACCGCCGAAGGAAGCACCTGAAGCCAGTTGA